One region of Haloprofundus salilacus genomic DNA includes:
- a CDS encoding GNAT family N-acetyltransferase, protein MEFLVLGWPEGGGGPTLRLDYREFSYAGKFVMSNTGKAVVRVEDEEPADEAQGEADEFDRDVLAAVAFNEDRTDASTLWIRYVTVHEDRRGDGVGPKLAAFLAVRARERGYDRLRIAVNNPFAYEALYKAGFAYTGRQTGLAELVLERQLGDEDDGSDRRRECRDRETYQSGLDVYRERGLGEAERAFLESRADAEPPRRIPAPESADV, encoded by the coding sequence ATGGAGTTCCTCGTGCTCGGATGGCCGGAGGGGGGCGGCGGTCCGACGCTCCGCCTCGACTACCGGGAGTTCAGCTACGCCGGGAAGTTCGTCATGTCGAACACGGGGAAGGCAGTCGTCCGCGTCGAGGACGAAGAACCGGCGGACGAAGCGCAAGGAGAAGCCGACGAGTTCGACCGCGACGTGCTCGCCGCCGTCGCGTTCAACGAGGACCGAACCGACGCCTCTACTCTCTGGATTCGCTACGTCACCGTCCACGAAGACCGCCGCGGCGACGGAGTCGGACCGAAACTGGCCGCGTTTCTCGCGGTGCGCGCGCGGGAACGCGGGTACGACCGTCTTCGAATCGCGGTCAACAACCCGTTCGCCTACGAAGCGCTCTACAAAGCGGGGTTCGCGTACACCGGCCGGCAGACCGGGTTGGCGGAGTTGGTGTTGGAGCGGCAGTTGGGCGACGAGGACGACGGAAGCGACAGGAGACGAGAGTGCCGGGACCGCGAGACGTACCAGTCCGGGTTGGACGTGTACCGCGAACGCGGCCTCGGCGAGGCGGAGCGGGCGTTTCTCGAATCGAGAGCCGACGCTGAACCGCCCCGGCGGATTCCCGCGCCGGAAAGTGCGGACGTTTAA
- a CDS encoding carbohydrate ABC transporter permease codes for MSSQTANESASGFDFQRVALYAVLLVMAAFYLSPLESGLMTAFKTQEAFFGSTPFVPPPPSGFTIDPWFEAWSRLQLGVFNSLLLAIPATALSAVLGSLAAYGLTNVNWRGQVAVIMLFVAGIFVPYQSVLVPLTQFWTMVGLPDLLAGVPALAQRSGLIELIVTHTAYGIPICTILFRSYYATIDPAMLEAARLDGATVARVYWKIILPLSVPIFAVTLIYQFTQIWNDLLFALVLVTNPGNQVVTLSLNQLQGSMVQQYNLQMAGAFVAALPTLVVYVLFGEQFAEGVAGET; via the coding sequence ATGAGTTCACAGACAGCGAACGAATCGGCGAGCGGATTCGACTTCCAACGCGTCGCGCTGTACGCGGTCCTCCTCGTGATGGCTGCGTTCTACCTCTCGCCGCTCGAAAGCGGCCTGATGACAGCGTTCAAGACTCAAGAAGCGTTCTTCGGATCGACGCCGTTCGTCCCGCCGCCGCCGTCGGGGTTCACCATCGACCCCTGGTTCGAGGCGTGGAGTCGCCTCCAGTTGGGCGTGTTCAACAGCCTGCTGTTGGCGATTCCGGCGACCGCGCTCTCCGCCGTCCTCGGCTCGCTCGCGGCTTACGGGCTGACGAACGTGAACTGGCGCGGGCAGGTCGCGGTCATCATGCTGTTCGTCGCCGGCATCTTCGTCCCGTACCAGTCGGTGCTGGTGCCGCTGACGCAGTTCTGGACGATGGTCGGCCTGCCGGACCTATTGGCCGGCGTTCCGGCGCTCGCGCAGCGCTCGGGACTCATCGAACTCATCGTCACCCACACCGCCTACGGCATCCCTATCTGCACGATTCTCTTTCGGTCGTACTACGCGACCATCGATCCGGCGATGCTGGAGGCGGCCCGACTCGACGGCGCGACGGTAGCGCGCGTCTACTGGAAGATCATCCTGCCGCTGTCGGTGCCCATCTTCGCGGTGACGCTCATCTACCAGTTCACCCAGATCTGGAACGACCTGCTGTTCGCGCTAGTGCTCGTCACCAACCCGGGCAATCAGGTCGTCACCCTTTCTCTGAACCAGTTGCAAGGCTCAATGGTCCAACAGTACAACTTACAGATGGCGGGCGCGTTCGTCGCGGCGCTTCCCACGCTCGTCGTCTACGTGCTGTTCGGCGAACAGTTCGCGGAAGGCGTCGCGGGAGAAACCTAA
- a CDS encoding DUF3054 domain-containing protein, with protein sequence MATQSESFWDQRIDRGTLPLAVGDVLVIGLVLTLGVMMHNGGVSYLTSDTTGWLLTLVPFFVGWLVCAPLVGAYSAGAGESAKASIPLAVRSWVPADIVGLGIRASPFFEGGADPVFIVVTLVTVGFALGVWRWLAFKLR encoded by the coding sequence ATGGCCACCCAATCGGAATCGTTCTGGGACCAACGAATCGACCGGGGGACGCTCCCGTTAGCCGTCGGCGACGTGCTCGTCATCGGCCTCGTGCTGACGCTCGGCGTCATGATGCACAACGGCGGCGTCTCGTACCTCACAAGCGACACCACGGGCTGGTTGCTGACGCTCGTGCCGTTCTTCGTCGGCTGGCTCGTCTGCGCGCCGCTGGTCGGCGCGTACTCCGCCGGGGCGGGCGAGTCGGCGAAGGCGTCGATTCCGCTCGCCGTCCGATCGTGGGTGCCCGCGGACATCGTCGGACTCGGCATCCGCGCCTCGCCCTTTTTCGAAGGCGGCGCGGACCCCGTGTTCATCGTCGTCACGCTGGTCACCGTCGGCTTCGCGCTCGGTGTCTGGCGGTGGCTCGCGTTCAAACTCCGCTGA
- a CDS encoding carbohydrate ABC transporter permease, which produces MRDFILRLFRSGGRPRDSDATARADDSQRSLHTDGGTVTKERTAGHSRLRNVLESDFVGSMPFWLPPALLMGLFVYGAIGWNVLISLTDWSGLGQPDYGSLSFAMYEEMLSDPTFWMATQNTFVLLIVFTAVTLLLGLLMAILVDQKIRFENTFRTIYLLPMSLSFVVTAIFWSWMYNPEIGMINVVLRSLGLGFLANAWLSDPQFSLGAVIFALMWQFSGYCMVVYLAGLRAIPTDQYEAARIDGASTFRMYRRVIIPQLRASTTSAAVVLMVFALKAFDFLFVLFGPTPGPSTDILSVMMFREAFRSTNWAYGSAIATVLFVMALGVIGPYLYLQYSRGEL; this is translated from the coding sequence ATGCGCGATTTCATTCTTCGACTGTTCCGAAGCGGCGGTCGTCCCCGCGACAGCGACGCCACCGCGCGCGCAGACGACTCACAGCGTTCGCTCCACACCGACGGCGGCACGGTGACGAAAGAACGGACCGCCGGACACTCGCGTCTCCGAAACGTGCTCGAAAGCGACTTCGTCGGGTCGATGCCGTTCTGGCTTCCGCCAGCGCTCCTGATGGGGCTGTTCGTCTACGGCGCCATCGGCTGGAACGTCCTCATCTCGCTGACCGACTGGAGCGGACTCGGCCAACCCGACTACGGGTCGCTGAGTTTCGCGATGTACGAGGAGATGCTGTCGGACCCGACGTTCTGGATGGCGACGCAGAACACGTTCGTCCTGCTCATCGTCTTCACCGCCGTCACGCTGCTTTTGGGCCTCCTGATGGCGATTCTCGTCGACCAGAAGATACGGTTCGAGAACACGTTCCGGACCATCTACCTGCTGCCGATGAGCCTCTCGTTCGTCGTGACGGCCATCTTCTGGTCGTGGATGTACAACCCCGAAATCGGGATGATAAACGTCGTGCTCCGATCGCTCGGTCTCGGCTTCCTCGCCAACGCGTGGCTGTCGGACCCACAGTTTTCGCTCGGGGCGGTCATCTTCGCGCTGATGTGGCAGTTCTCCGGGTACTGCATGGTTGTCTACCTCGCGGGGTTGCGCGCGATTCCGACCGACCAGTACGAGGCGGCCCGGATCGACGGCGCGAGCACGTTCCGCATGTATCGCCGCGTCATCATCCCGCAACTGCGCGCGTCGACAACGAGCGCGGCGGTCGTGCTGATGGTGTTCGCGTTGAAAGCGTTCGACTTCCTGTTCGTCCTCTTCGGGCCGACGCCCGGTCCCTCGACGGACATCCTCTCGGTGATGATGTTCCGCGAGGCGTTCCGTTCGACGAACTGGGCGTACGGGTCGGCTATCGCCACCGTCCTCTTCGTGATGGCGCTCGGCGTCATCGGCCCGTACCTCTACCTGCAGTACAGCCGAGGTGAGCTATGA
- the fen gene encoding flap endonuclease-1: protein MGNAALRQLAALSEVSFNDLNGRIVAVDAHNWLYRYLTTTVKWTRDEVYTTSEGEEVANLVGIVQGLPKFFENDLVPVFVFDGGVTELKDDEVESRREQRRQAEELLEDARERGDYIEAARLEARTQRLTSVIQETSRELLDLLDVPYVEAPAEGEAQASYMARRGDADYVGSEDYDTLLFGAPLTLRQLTSSGNPELMDLDATLAEHDLTYEQLVDVGILCGTDFNPGVDGIGPKTALKLVKEHGDLFAALEARGEHVEFADRIRDLFLDPPVTDEYEFDTDVDPDVSAARTYVTEEWEVDADEVGRGFERIDDALSQTGLDRWT, encoded by the coding sequence ATGGGAAACGCAGCGTTGCGCCAGTTGGCGGCGCTCTCCGAGGTGTCGTTCAACGATTTGAACGGGAGAATCGTCGCCGTCGACGCCCACAACTGGCTCTACCGGTATCTGACGACGACGGTGAAGTGGACTCGCGACGAGGTGTACACGACCAGCGAGGGCGAGGAAGTCGCCAACCTCGTGGGTATCGTGCAGGGTCTCCCGAAGTTCTTCGAGAACGACCTCGTCCCGGTGTTCGTCTTCGATGGCGGCGTGACGGAGTTGAAAGACGACGAGGTTGAGTCGCGCCGCGAGCAGCGCAGGCAGGCCGAGGAACTGCTCGAAGACGCCCGCGAGCGCGGCGACTACATCGAGGCCGCGCGACTCGAAGCCCGCACACAGCGACTGACGAGCGTCATCCAAGAGACCAGCCGCGAGTTGCTCGACCTGCTCGACGTGCCCTACGTCGAAGCGCCAGCCGAAGGCGAGGCGCAGGCGTCGTACATGGCGCGCCGCGGCGACGCCGACTACGTCGGCAGCGAAGACTACGACACGTTGCTGTTCGGCGCGCCGCTGACGCTCCGACAACTGACGAGTTCCGGGAATCCCGAACTGATGGACCTCGACGCGACGCTCGCCGAACACGACCTCACCTACGAGCAACTCGTCGACGTCGGCATCCTCTGCGGGACCGACTTCAACCCCGGCGTCGACGGCATCGGCCCGAAGACGGCGCTGAAACTCGTCAAGGAGCACGGCGACCTCTTCGCCGCGCTGGAGGCCCGCGGCGAGCACGTCGAGTTCGCCGACCGCATCCGCGACCTCTTCTTGGACCCGCCGGTCACCGACGAGTACGAGTTCGACACCGACGTCGACCCCGACGTCTCGGCGGCGCGTACCTACGTCACCGAGGAGTGGGAGGTCGACGCCGACGAGGTCGGACGCGGGTTCGAGCGCATCGACGACGCACTCAGTCAGACAGGACTGGACCGCTGGACCTGA
- a CDS encoding ABC transporter ATP-binding protein, whose amino-acid sequence MAQLTLDHVTKVFDDNGSDIVAVDDVNIDLADGEFLVLVGPSGCGKSTTLRMVAGLETITSGEIRLGDRVINDSSPRDRDIAMVFQSYALYPHMTVRENMAFGLEESTELSDDEISRKVTETAEMLDIGELLDRKPKELSGGQRQRVALGRAIVRDPKVFLMDEPLSNLDAKLRSGMRTELQRLQEDLGVTTMYVTHDQTEAMTMGDRIAILDDGKLQQVATPLEAYHQPANQFVAGFIGDPSMNFFEMELQGDRLVGDEFAYPISQQTRGHLGGSTRVVLGIRPEDIELVSDATGDHDYETVVDVVEPMGNENNVYLSFTADSETTFVATIGGMRSVEGGQPVVAHIPESAIHLFDAESGEALKNRSLDELEDAEPRL is encoded by the coding sequence ATGGCACAACTCACACTCGACCACGTTACGAAAGTGTTCGACGACAACGGAAGCGACATCGTCGCCGTCGACGACGTGAACATCGACCTCGCCGACGGCGAGTTCCTCGTACTCGTCGGCCCCTCGGGCTGCGGAAAGTCGACCACGCTGCGGATGGTTGCCGGACTTGAGACCATCACGAGCGGCGAGATTCGCCTCGGCGACCGCGTCATCAACGACAGTTCGCCGCGCGACCGAGACATCGCGATGGTGTTTCAGTCCTACGCGCTATACCCGCACATGACGGTCCGCGAGAACATGGCGTTCGGTCTCGAAGAGTCGACGGAGCTCTCCGACGACGAGATCTCGCGGAAAGTGACCGAAACGGCGGAGATGCTCGACATCGGCGAACTGCTCGACCGAAAGCCCAAAGAACTCTCCGGCGGTCAACGCCAGCGCGTCGCGCTCGGCCGCGCAATCGTCCGCGACCCGAAAGTGTTCCTGATGGACGAGCCGCTGTCGAACCTCGACGCCAAACTCCGGTCGGGGATGCGGACGGAACTGCAGCGACTCCAGGAGGATCTCGGCGTGACGACGATGTACGTCACGCACGACCAAACCGAGGCGATGACGATGGGCGACCGCATCGCCATCCTCGACGACGGCAAGCTCCAGCAGGTGGCGACGCCGCTGGAGGCGTACCACCAACCAGCCAACCAGTTCGTCGCGGGCTTCATCGGCGACCCGTCGATGAACTTCTTCGAGATGGAACTGCAGGGCGACAGACTCGTCGGCGACGAGTTCGCCTACCCCATCTCGCAGCAGACCCGCGGACACCTCGGCGGCTCGACACGCGTCGTCCTCGGCATCCGTCCCGAGGACATCGAGCTCGTCTCCGACGCCACCGGCGACCACGACTACGAGACGGTCGTCGACGTCGTCGAACCGATGGGCAACGAGAACAACGTCTACCTGAGCTTCACCGCCGACAGCGAGACGACGTTCGTTGCGACCATCGGTGGGATGCGCTCCGTCGAGGGCGGCCAACCGGTTGTCGCGCACATTCCCGAGTCGGCGATTCACCTCTTCGACGCAGAGAGCGGCGAGGCGCTCAAGAACCGCTCGCTGGACGAACTCGAAGACGCCGAACCGCGGCTGTAA
- a CDS encoding BolA family protein, which yields MDLNEIEQLIEAGIDDADATVSRPRSPDENHEDAHFAAVVVSPAFEGKSLVQQHQMVYDALGEHMTTDIHAMEIKTYTPEEYEP from the coding sequence ATGGACCTCAACGAGATAGAGCAACTCATCGAAGCCGGCATCGACGACGCCGACGCGACAGTGTCGCGACCCCGAAGTCCCGACGAGAACCACGAGGACGCACACTTCGCGGCGGTAGTCGTCTCGCCGGCGTTCGAAGGAAAGTCGCTCGTCCAACAGCATCAGATGGTGTACGACGCGCTCGGCGAGCACATGACGACGGACATCCACGCGATGGAGATAAAGACGTACACGCCCGAGGAGTACGAACCGTAG
- a CDS encoding MFS transporter has protein sequence MLAHGMVHTYELSVPIFVTIWLLEFNVIDLGIAQFPVNPATLGLVVTAGYGLFGLGALPGGVLVDRLGSRRLITLCLLGMSASFFVLGVAPGVLAIAFALLMWGAAASVYHPAGLALISKGVEERGTGFAYHGIAGNIGIGLGPLVAAIMLLFVDWRVVAIVLAVPALLAALFAYRAEFDETAAVTASAAETDGGDSKADASVESWSEFVGESKRLFAGSFVFVFVVVMCSGLYYRGVLTFLPQLLAGLPGVDPVSLSAFIPGDLLASIGLEASGDSQLNPERYIYSGLLIIGVLGQYAGGKLTDSVAPEKGIAGAFGALAVLALVFLPVANLGIGPLLVVAAILGFALFVVQPLYQATVAEYTPAGTRGLSYGYTYLGVFGVGALGGAIAGGILEYASPGVLFVTLAGFAAVASLVGVYLSRNASTV, from the coding sequence ATGCTCGCCCACGGGATGGTCCATACCTACGAATTGTCCGTTCCGATATTCGTCACTATCTGGTTGCTCGAGTTCAATGTCATCGACCTCGGCATCGCACAGTTCCCGGTGAATCCGGCGACGCTCGGTCTCGTAGTCACCGCCGGATACGGGCTGTTCGGCCTCGGCGCGCTACCTGGCGGCGTGCTCGTCGACCGGCTCGGCTCGCGGCGTCTCATCACGCTCTGTCTGCTCGGCATGTCGGCGTCCTTCTTCGTTCTCGGTGTCGCGCCGGGCGTTCTCGCCATCGCCTTCGCGCTGTTGATGTGGGGGGCGGCGGCGAGCGTCTACCACCCGGCTGGACTAGCGCTCATCAGTAAAGGCGTCGAAGAGCGCGGAACCGGCTTCGCCTACCACGGCATCGCCGGAAACATTGGTATCGGCCTCGGTCCGCTCGTCGCCGCCATCATGCTGCTGTTCGTCGACTGGCGCGTCGTCGCGATCGTTCTCGCCGTTCCGGCGCTGCTGGCGGCGCTATTCGCCTACCGCGCCGAGTTCGACGAGACCGCTGCCGTCACCGCTTCGGCAGCGGAGACCGATGGCGGCGACTCGAAGGCGGACGCCAGCGTTGAATCGTGGTCCGAGTTCGTCGGCGAGTCGAAGCGGCTGTTCGCCGGAAGCTTCGTCTTCGTGTTCGTTGTCGTGATGTGCTCGGGGCTGTACTACCGCGGGGTCCTCACGTTCCTCCCGCAGTTACTCGCCGGATTACCGGGTGTAGACCCGGTCTCGCTCTCGGCGTTCATCCCCGGCGACCTCCTCGCGTCGATAGGGCTGGAAGCGTCCGGCGACAGCCAGCTCAACCCCGAGCGCTACATCTACTCCGGCCTGCTCATCATCGGCGTTCTCGGCCAGTACGCGGGCGGGAAACTGACCGACAGCGTCGCTCCCGAGAAAGGCATCGCGGGCGCGTTCGGCGCACTCGCCGTGCTCGCGCTCGTCTTCCTCCCAGTGGCTAACCTCGGCATCGGACCGCTGCTCGTCGTCGCCGCGATTCTCGGCTTCGCACTGTTCGTCGTCCAACCGTTGTACCAGGCGACTGTCGCGGAGTATACGCCCGCAGGGACACGCGGCCTCTCGTACGGCTACACCTACCTCGGCGTCTTCGGCGTCGGCGCGCTCGGCGGCGCAATCGCGGGCGGGATTCTCGAATACGCCTCGCCCGGCGTGCTGTTCGTCACGCTCGCCGGATTCGCCGCCGTCGCGTCGCTGGTCGGCGTCTACCTCTCTCGAAATGCGTCGACGGTCTGA
- a CDS encoding AGE family epimerase/isomerase translates to MTGHSTARDASWVSKQIRDVLQFYYPACIDDEYGGFVAQLDERDGHVYDADSKHLVATARFVVNFSRGARLNVSDWCEPAAERGVSFLVDHHRDAETGGYRWLLSGTDPVDERRSCYGHAFVLLAYADAAEIGVSGAEARIAETFELIDDRFWEEAHGLCRSELDADWNPVESYRGQNANMHMCEAMLGAYEATGEQRYLYRALAIAQRMTVDLAEETGGRIWEHYTESWEHDFDYNRDKPDDQFRPWGYQPGHHAEWAKLTAMLSRHSDEPWLRRRGIELFDAALDGWDDEYGGFYYTLDRDGEPVVDDKYGWPVAEAIGAATALSDVVDESDEERYLEWYDRLWAYAEANLVAPGGNWYAKLTRENEYVDANEGPAVEPGYHPIGACWEALRSFD, encoded by the coding sequence ATGACGGGACACTCTACCGCCCGCGACGCGTCGTGGGTATCCAAGCAGATCCGCGACGTTCTGCAGTTTTACTACCCGGCGTGCATCGACGACGAGTACGGCGGTTTCGTCGCGCAGTTGGACGAGCGGGACGGCCACGTCTACGACGCCGACTCGAAGCATCTCGTCGCCACTGCTCGGTTCGTCGTGAACTTCAGTCGCGGAGCGCGTCTCAACGTCTCCGACTGGTGCGAACCCGCGGCGGAGCGCGGCGTCTCCTTTCTCGTAGACCACCATCGAGACGCCGAGACGGGCGGCTATCGGTGGCTTCTCTCTGGCACCGACCCCGTCGACGAGCGACGCTCCTGCTACGGTCACGCGTTCGTGTTGCTCGCGTACGCGGATGCCGCCGAAATCGGCGTCAGCGGCGCCGAGGCGCGCATCGCCGAGACGTTCGAGCTCATCGACGACCGGTTCTGGGAGGAGGCGCACGGACTCTGCCGGAGCGAACTCGACGCCGACTGGAACCCCGTCGAGTCCTACCGCGGACAGAACGCGAACATGCACATGTGCGAGGCGATGCTCGGCGCGTACGAAGCGACCGGCGAACAGCGGTATCTCTACCGAGCGCTCGCCATCGCGCAGCGAATGACCGTCGACCTCGCCGAGGAGACGGGCGGTCGTATCTGGGAGCACTACACCGAGTCGTGGGAGCACGACTTTGACTACAACCGCGACAAACCCGACGACCAGTTCCGGCCGTGGGGGTATCAACCGGGTCACCACGCGGAGTGGGCGAAGCTGACCGCGATGCTCTCGCGACACAGCGACGAACCGTGGCTCCGGCGCCGAGGAATCGAACTGTTCGACGCCGCGCTCGACGGCTGGGACGACGAGTACGGCGGTTTCTACTACACGCTGGACCGTGACGGCGAACCGGTCGTCGACGACAAGTACGGCTGGCCGGTCGCCGAGGCCATCGGCGCGGCGACGGCGCTGTCGGACGTGGTCGACGAAAGCGACGAGGAGCGCTATCTGGAGTGGTACGACCGGCTCTGGGCGTACGCGGAAGCGAACCTCGTCGCGCCCGGCGGTAACTGGTACGCGAAACTCACCCGAGAGAACGAGTACGTCGACGCGAACGAGGGACCGGCGGTCGAACCGGGTTACCACCCGATCGGGGCGTGCTGGGAGGCGCTGCGGAGTTTCGACTGA